From Macaca mulatta isolate MMU2019108-1 chromosome 3, T2T-MMU8v2.0, whole genome shotgun sequence, the proteins below share one genomic window:
- the TAS2R38 gene encoding taste receptor type 2 member 38, protein MLTLTHVCTVSYEVRSTFLFISVLEFAVGFLTNAFISLVNFWDVVKRQPLSNSDCVLLCLSISRLFLHGLLFLSAIQLTHFQKLSEPLNHSYQAILMLWMIANQANLWLAACLSLLYCSKLIRFSHTFLICLASWVSRKISQMLLGIILCSCICTVLCVWCFFGRLHFTVTTVLFMNNNTRLNWQIKDLNLFYSFLFCYLWSVPPFLLFLVSSGMLTVSLGRHMRTMKVYTRDSRDPSLEAHIKALKSLISFFCFFVISSCAAFISVPLLILWHDKIGVMVCVGIMAACPSGHAAVLISGNAKLRRAVTTILLWAQSSLKVRADHMADSRTLC, encoded by the coding sequence ATGTTAACTCTAACTCACGTCTGCACTGTGTCCTATGAAGTCAGGagcacatttctgttcatttcaGTCCTGGAGTTTGCAGTGGGGTTTCTGACCAACGCCTTCATTTCCTTGGTGAATTTTTGGGACGTAGTGAAGAGGCAGCCACTGAGCAACAGTGATTGTGTGCTTCTGTGTCTCAGCATCAGCCGGCTTTTCCTGCATGGACTGCTCTTCCTGAGTGCTATCCAGCTTACCCACTTCCAGAAGTTGAGTGAACCACTGAACCACAGCTACCAAGCCATCCTCATGCTATGGATGATTGCAAACCAAGCCAACCTCTGGCTtgccgcctgcctcagcctgctctACTGCTCCAAGCTCATCCGTTTCTCTCACACCTTCCTGATCTGCTTGGCAAGCTGGGTCTCCAGGAAGATATCCCAGATGCTCCTGGGTATTATTCTTTGCTCCTGCATCTGCACTGTCCTCTGTGTTTGGTGCTTTTTTGGCAGACTTCACTTCACAGTCACAACTGTGCTATTCATGAATAACAATACAAGGCTCAACTGGCAGATTAAAGATCTCAacttattttattcctttctcttctgcTATCTGTGGTCTGTCCCTCCTTTCCTAttgtttctggtttcttctgGGATGCTGACTGTCTCCCTGGGAAGGCACATGAGGACAATGAAGGTCTATACCAGAGACTCTCGTGACCCCAGCCTGGAGGCCCACATTAAAGCCCTCAAGTCTCTTATCtcctttttctgcttctttgtgaTATCATCCTGTGCTGCCTTCATCTCAGTGCCCCTACTTATTCTGTGGCATGACAAAATAGGGGTGATGGTTTGTGTTGGGATAATGGCAGCTTGTCCCTCTGGGCATGCAGCcgtcctgatctcaggcaatgcCAAGTTGAGGAGAGCTGTGACAACCATTCTGCTCTGGGCTCAGAGCAGCCTGAAGGTAAGAGCCGACCACATGGCAGATTCCAGGACACTGTGCTGA